From one Henningerozyma blattae CBS 6284 chromosome 1, complete genome genomic stretch:
- the ECM1 gene encoding Ecm1p (similar to Saccharomyces cerevisiae ECM1 (YAL059W); ancestral locus Anc_7.4), giving the protein MARSKKSDRNLLDPEVRSLADLPRAEKTDLANAFIRATAAKNGALLDAKISKKSKTKGKGKRFSKKDLERKISQTVTSMDKDRLERALKFTNKLDGKIAKSVSRAKYVQKARKAGWDSTNESIKRELRGEELQPKKKLENQDDMMMDDDDDDDNELEVMEDETEEPRSTKKQTNLFDLLDPDVEN; this is encoded by the coding sequence ATGGCAAGAAGTAAGAAATCTGATAGAAACCTTTTGGACCCTGAAGTCAGATCCCTGGCGGATTTACCAAGAGCTGAAAAAACCGATCTAGCAAATGCATTCATTAGAGCCACAGCTGCCAAGAATGGTGCCCTATTAGATGCTAAAATTAGTAAAAAATCCAAGACTAAGGGAAAGGGAAAACGTTTCTCTAAGAAAGATTtggaaagaaaaatttccCAAACTGTAACATCGATGGATAAAGATAGATTAGAAAGAGCGTTAAAATTCACAAACAAGTTAGATGGTAAGATTGCCAAATCTGTATCCCGTGCTAAATATGTTCAAAAGGCAAGAAAGGCTGGTTGGGACTCTACAAATGAATCTATCAAGCGTGAACTTCGTGGTGAAGAACTACAaccaaaaaagaaacttGAAAACCAAGATGATATGATGAtggatgatgatgatgatgatgacaATGAACTAGAAGTCATGGAAGATGAAACAGAAGAGCCACGTTCAACAAAGAAACAAACGAACTTGTTTGATCTTCTAGATCCAGATGTAGAAAACTAa
- the CNE1 gene encoding calnexin (similar to Saccharomyces cerevisiae CNE1 (YAL058W); ancestral locus Anc_7.5), translating to MDFEIAIAVAILFSKLTSAAKQRPELSPELKHLGLSPESFWEDFQRYQNINDLEQVWIRSESQVSEGSGERQFPAKWSLEEPTVNPGFRGDKGLVLKDKDTFAMIGRIFERPIELEKDSKLVVQYEVKSQNINSDCGGAFLKLYSPVQEQEFKDFGNTNPTIELVFGPDKCIPYTNEVHFGIKKTNPITNESEMKFLDKSVLPNFGRDTLTHLYTLIVDSNNDKYEIRIDGEVAIAGNFLDKNSFEPSLIPEQFIIDTTDTKPLDWDDRKQIPDPSIPKPEGWDDREYITDTNAIKPSDWNEDLLPMIPDPTNPKPEWWKDDVDGKWEPTMIRNPDCQNLSGCGPWEQPIIANPNYQGTWATLIDNPNYQGEWEPRKINNPEYYYEEHPGQIDNSIGALMLEFWSGSENLVFDNIYVGKHIDEAELIGNRTFIPKRQVERLTVPAPKITKRFTGSLMSVNPFIKGVFIGIISLTILGLSTIMFLKSAMALINDQGKNTKAKTIDTALKSRLVSQSLTKVNSNESFEEEVEESIVDGNKVDEMEYDRLIALAEQEQNFAK from the coding sequence atgGACTTTGAAATTGCTATTGCTGTtgcaattttattttctaaactAACGTCTGCCGCTAAACAAAGACCTGAATTGTCTCCAGAATTAAAACATTTAGGATTATCTCCCGAGAGTTTCTGGGAAGATTTCCAACgttatcaaaatattaatgatttagaaCAAGTTTGGATCAGATCTGAATCTCAGGTTTCCGAGGGATCTGGGGAAAGACAATTCCCTGCTAAATGGTCGTTAGAAGAACCAACAGTGAATCCTGGGTTTCGCGGTGATAAAGGTTTGGTTTTGAAAGATAAAGATACTTTTGCCATGATAGGGCGTATCTTTGAACGTCCAATTGAATTGGAAAAGGACTCGAAATTAGTGGTTCAATACGAGGTAAAATCtcaaaatatcaattcAGATTGTGGTGGTGCTTTTTTGAAGTTATATTCACCTGTACAAGAACAAGAGTTTAAAGATTTTGGTAATACTAACCCTACAATTGAATTAGTATTTGGACCTGATAAATGTATCCCTTACACTAATGAGGTTCATTTTGGTATTAAAAAGACTAATCCAATTACAAATGAATCTGAAATGAAATTCTTGGATAAAAGTGTCTTACCTAATTTCGGTAGAGATACATTGACTCATTTATATACATTAATCGTGGATAGTAATAATGACAAATACGAAATTAGAATTGATGGTGAAGTAGCCATTGCAGGAAATTTCTTGGACAAGAATAGTTTTGAACCTTCTCTTATTCCAGAACAATTCATTATCGATACTACAGATACAAAACCTTTGGACTGGGACGATCGGAAACAAATTCCAGACCCTTCAATTCCTAAGCCTGAAGGTTGGGACGATCGTGAATATATCACAGACACTAATGCCATTAAACCTTCTGATTGGAATGAAGATCTCTTACCAATGATTCCAGATCCAACGAATCCTAAACCTGAATGGTGGAAAGATGATGTTGATGGTAAATGGGAACCCACAATGATCCGTAATCCAGATTGCCAAAATTTATCAGGATGTGGTCCATGGGAACAACCAATTATTGCCAATCCTAATTACCAGGGCACATGGGCAACGTTGATAGATAACCCTAATTATCAAGGTGAATGGGAaccaagaaaaattaataacccagagtattattatgaaGAACATCCAGGACAAATTGATAATTCCATAGGTGCTTTAATGTTGGAATTCTGGAGCGGTTCTGAAAACTTAGTTTTCGATAACATTTATGTCGGGAAACATATCGATGAAGCAGAATTGATAGGTAATCGGACTTTCATCCCTAAGAGGCAAGTGGAAAGATTAACAGTTCCAGCACCCAAAATCACCAAACGGTTCACAGGTTCCTTAATGAGTGTCAACCCATTTATCAAAGGTGTTTTCATTGGCATAATTTCCCTTACAATTCTCGGATTATCCACTATCATGTTTCTGAAATCTGCAATGGCCCTGATAAACGACCAAGGCAAGAACACAAAGGCAAAAACGATTGACACGGCTTTGAAATCTCGTTTAGTGTCTCAAAGTCTGACAAAAGTAAACAGTAACGAGTCGTTTGAAGAGGAAGTAGAAGAATCTATCGTCGATGGCAACAAAGTTGACGAGATGGAATACGACCGGTTGATTGCATTGGCCGAACAAGAACAGAACTTTGCTAAATAA
- the TBLA0A04320 gene encoding uncharacterized protein (similar to Saccharomyces cerevisiae GPB2 (YAL056W) and GPB1 (YOR371C); ancestral locus Anc_7.9) yields the protein MSGSQTYTDSCEDVRKIASSNTKPILQKRGSTTIWHDVNTESGWGDIAHAIPYMSNYFPSTNIGIRPDSIMKARRKNRMFLDEYFKSKGTSFSIKKSIPEGSSKYMSTSGENYLDDGHLERFKGSGYQPQDDLLYTGRNMLEDFGIVQGGYGLEELQKSDVLLPYTNYTDYLHIATPMTPEVWKTHTLWIPNTKYEFRTALQYRHDSDYSNVTTENGTANYLKEKNVFHEKTTPLFLSSVDFLPECQGDYNASIVLPSLFSDTKFPALSYHCSVQLRNRVYILGGISPSYGYDNEMPILTGIKVEGVENLPPPILPDVINNPAMIENTNLYVFCPVSCRFFKPEISGNIPPALLCMQGTKLTDRYILYYGGFEIVTRTHYDENNQIVVEKHCVVNSVGYLLDAMTFNFSIIQMKCEDETKLMKGRFGHLQVSIPQEILGYCQDSRTSDINFGPSFKISGKVCPLFTKDDFNPENTDINISRSESISSIDTQFKGLMNFSDREILKRQYVSGIYTTIVFGGYQCDPNGEFIATNDMWKVDIPVVAKGKKGYYKFSAEARVTRIGNESLQGDMEIWPNVRGFAGFCVPKLPLWKDSDAELEILKNLKDNFSVLRKYANSNVPNETSKPLFPIGSPKSTKSNGPSGPVLQLHINETSEGHTLVMHGGSNATHIYSDMWWFDFETESWVQIETQAQTEDKGLVPIEMALAGHSMATVGSASIFVGGMMQSDVDKLYLRKHSMPLPPNAPGCTMLNMFDLSTQCLKGYTVNYDEENPSNTSLNMKSTTDTTRLCIFGAGISQYGGSIYLTGGIVTKRQKIHDLRLAGTVVEFILPIIALDGCY from the coding sequence ATGAGTGGGTCACAGACATACACCGACTCGTGTGAAGATGTTAGGAAAATAGCAAGCAGTAATACTAAGCCTATACTTCAGAAGAGGGGATCTACTACAATTTGGCATGATGTCAACACAGAGTCTGGTTGGGGTGATATCGCACATGCTATCCCTTATATGTCTAATTATTTCCCATCCACCAATATTGGGATAAGACCAGATTCGATTATGAAAGCAAGAAGGAAGAACCGAATGTTTCTCGATGAGTATTTCAAGAGCAAGGGCACATCGTTTAGCATTAAGAAATCCATTCCCGAAGGctcttcaaaatatatgtCTACTTCTGGTGAAAACTATTTAGATGATGGTCATTTGGAAAGGTTTAAGGGGAGTGGGTACCAACCACAGGATGATTTGCTGTATACTGGAAGGAATATGTTGGAAGATTTTGGTATTGTTCAAGGTGGATATGGTTTAGAGGAGCTTCAAAAATCCGATGTATTATTACCTTATACCAATTATACAGATTATTTACATATTGCGACCCCTATGACCCCTGAAGTTTGGAAAACCCATACTTTATGGATACCGAATACCAAATATGAATTTAGAACTGCTTTACAATATCGTCATGATAGTGATTATTCCAACGTTACTACTGAAAATGGTACTGCCAACTATCTCAAAGAGAAAAATGTTTTTCACGAAAAGACTACGCCCCTGTTTTTATCTTCAGTAGATTTCTTACCAGAATGTCAGGGAGATTATAATGCAAGTATTGTCCTgccatcattattttcagatACAAAATTCCCTGCGCTTTCCTACCATTGTTCGGTACAATTACGTAATCGAGTGTATATTTTAGGAGGTATTTCTCCAAGTTATGGTTATGATAATGAGATGCCCATTTTAACAGGGATCAAAGTGGAAGGTGTAGAGAATTTACCACCTCCTATATTACCTGATGTGATTAATAATCCGGCTATGATTGAAAATACCAATTTATATGTTTTTTGTCCTGTATCATGTCGTTTTTTCAAACCAGAAATTTCAGGTAATATCCCACCTGCTTTATTATGTATGCAAGGCACAAAATTAACAGATAGATATATCCTTTATTACGGTGGGTTTGAGATTGTAACAAGAACCCATTATGATGAGAATAATCAGATTGTTGTGGAGAAACATTGTGTGGTGAATTCCGTAGGGTATCTTTTAGATGCAATgacttttaatttttccattattcaaatgaaatGTGAAGATGAAACAAAATTGATGAAAGGTAGATTCGGGCATTTACAAGTTTCCATCCCACAAGAGATTCTAGGATATTGTCAAGATAGTAGAACTTCAGACATCAATTTCGGACCTAGTTTCAAGATCTCAGGAAAGGTATGCCCGTTGTTTACAAAAGATGATTTTAATCCTGAAAACAcagatataaatatttcacgATCAGAATCTATCAGTAGTATTGACACTCAATTTAAAGGGTTGATGAATTTCTCGGATCgtgaaattttaaaacgTCAATACGTGTCAGGAATATATACTACGATTGTCTTTGGAGGTTATCAATGCGATCCAAATGGTGAATTTATTGCTACTAATGATATGTGGAAAGTAGATATCCCAGTAGTGGCCAAGGGTAAGAAAGgttattataaattttcagCAGAGGCAAGAGTCACACGGATAGGAAATGAAAGTTTACAAGGAGACATGGAAATATGGCCAAATGTTAGAGGTTTTGCAGGGTTTTGTGTTCCCAAACTTCCACTTTGGAAGGATTCAGACGCTGAacttgaaatattaaagaatttaaaggATAATTTCTCTGTTTTGAGAAAATATGCCAATTCTAACGTACCTAACGAAACTTCAAAGCCTCTCTTCCCCATAGGCTCTCCCAAATCAACAAAGAGCAATGGGCCGTCAGGTCCTGTTCTTCAATTGCatattaatgaaactaGTGAAGGTCATACGTTAGTTATGCATGGAGGTTCTAATGCAACTCATATATATAGTGACATGTGGTGGtttgattttgaaactGAGTCTTGGGTTCAGATTGAAACTCAAGCACAAACTGAAGATAAAGGGTTGGTCCCTATTGAGATGGCATTAGCAGGGCATTCTATGGCTACTGTAGGTAGCGCCAGTATCTTTGTAGGTGGGATGATGCAATCTGATGTGGATAAATTATACCTGAGAAAACATAGTATGCCACTGCCACCTAACGCCCCCGGTTGCACAATGTTAAATATGTTTGATCTTTCTACTCAGTGCTTAAAAGGTTACACTGTAAACTACGACGAAGAAAACCCTTCAAATACATCGTTAAACATGAAGAGCACAACAGATACTACCAGACTGTGCATCTTTGGAGCTGGTATCTCCCAATATGGCGGTTCAATATATCTGACAGGTGGTATAGTAACCAAGAGGCAGAAGATACATGACCTACGTCTTGCAGGAACTGTCGTGGAATTTATTCTACCGATAATAGCCTTGGACGGTTGTTACTAA
- the MRS6 gene encoding GTPase-activating protein MRS6 (similar to Saccharomyces cerevisiae MRS6 (YOR370C); ancestral locus Anc_7.10), with amino-acid sequence MKSFERRPSVAERRSPFVGSASTNNTPTPMVVPHLAGIEDPVPETTPEKVDVLIAGTGIVESVLAAALAWQGSNVLHIDQNDHYGDTSATLTVDQIKRWVNEVNSGKLAPYSNAKLYVSTNVGRNYKSRDFGVDLSPKLLFANSDLLSILVKSRVHQYLEFQSLSSFHTFENDSFEKLTNSKQEIFTDNNLPLMTKRNLMRFIKFVLNWEAQPEIWEAYSERSIYDFLTEKFKLDKAQTFELIFSIGLCYNIETVTPKALQRIRRYLTSFDVYGPFPVMYSKYGGSGEVSQGFCRSAAVGGATYKLNDKLIDYNPETKIATFKDGSKVTVMEKVIMSPTQAPEGCANIPKQQFEIHRLICIVEKTCNQWFADGESAAVVVFPPGSLKSNNTQVVQAVIQGSNSETCPRGTSIWYLTSAEQGPRGEIDLDAALEALENSLLRETSQDIVNDSDIVQVGPEGQTIINSVKLGQSFKEYVPREKLNFLMKFYFTQHTSTPPFNIVASSLFDMQDDNRLIPGASDNGIIYTPMPSAEISYDEVVTAAKVLYEKIVGSDDDFFDVDFEDEDDNAMTNNPDYENAIASNSDEDIAMGDSGEPVGEMEI; translated from the coding sequence ATGAAAAGTTTTGAACGCAGACCATCTGTTGCAGAAAGAAGATCCCCATTTGTAGGAAGTGCatctactaataatacCCCAACCCCTATGGTAGTTCCACATTTGGCAGGCATAGAAGACCCAGTTCCAGAAACTACACCTGAAAAGGTGGATGTTTTGATTGCTGGTACTGGTATAGTTGAAAGTGTATTAGCCGCTGCATTAGCTTGGCAAGGTTCTAATGTTTTGCATATCGATCAAAATGATCATTATGGTGACACTTCTGCCACTTTAACTGTAGATCAGATTAAGCGTTGGGTAAATGAAGTCAATTCTGGTAAATTAGCACCTTATAGTAATGCTAAACTTTATGTATCCACGAATGTTGGCCGTAATTATAAATCGCGTGACTTTGGGGTCGATCTATCACCTAAGCTATTATTTGCTAATTCAGATTTGTTATCTATCTTAGTCAAATCTAGAGTCCATCAATATTTAGAATTCCAATCGTTATCAAGTTTCCatacttttgaaaatgactcatttgaaaaattaacaaaCTCTAAACAAGAGATCTTtactgataataatttaccTTTAATGACAAAACGTAATTTGAtgagatttattaaatttgttCTCAACTGGGAAGCTCAGCCTGAAATATGGGAGGCTTATTCAGAAAGATCTATTTATGATTTCTTGACAgagaaatttaaattggATAAAGCTCAAACATTTGAATTGATATTTTCCATTGGCCTATGTTACAATATCGAAACTGTGACCCCCAAGGCATTACAAAGAATTCGTCGTTATTTGACTAGTTTTGATGTTTATGGACCTTTCCCCGTAATGTATTCTAAATATGGTGGCTCTGGTGAAGTTTCTCAAGGGTTTTGTCGATCTGCAGCTGTTGGAGGTGCCacttataaattaaatgataaactAATAGATTACAATCCAGAAACTAAAATAGCTACATTTAAGGACGGATCGAAGGTGACTGTAATGGAAAAAGTTATAATGTCTCCAACTCAAGCACCAGAAGGTTGTgcaaatattccaaaacAACAGTTTGAAATACATAGACTAATATGTATTGTTGAGAAGACATGTAACCAGTGGTTTGCAGATGGTGAATCTGCAGCTGTTGTGGTCTTCCCACCAGGTTCTttgaaatcaaataatacacAAGTGGTACAAGCTGTGATACAAGGTTCAAATAGTGAAACATGTCCTAGAGGTACAAGTATTTGGTATTTGACATCTGCGGAACAAGGTCCCCGTGGTGAAATAGATTTAGATGCTGCATTAGAAGCCCTAGAGAATAGTCTTTTAAGGGAAACTTCTCAAGATATCGTTAATGACTCTGATATTGTTCAAGTTGGACCAGAAGGTCAAACTATTATAAACTCTGTGAAATTAGGTCAATCCTTTAAAGAATACGTCCCTagagaaaaattgaatttcttgATGAAATTCTACTTCACTCAACATACTTCAACACCACCATTTAATATCGTTGCCTCCTCTTTGTTTGATATGCAAGATGATAATAGATTAATTCCTGGCGCAAGTGATAATGGAATCATTTATACCCCTATGCCTTCGGCTGAAATTTCATATGATGAAGTAGTTACTGCTGCCAAAGTATTATATGAAAAGATTGTAGGaagtgatgatgattttttCGATGTTgattttgaagatgaagatgacaATGCAATGACTAATAATCCTGACTACGAGAATGCTATAGCAAGCAATTCTGACGAAGATATTGCCATGGGTGATTCCGGTGAACCCGTAGGAGAAATGGAAATATGA
- the RPS12 gene encoding 40S ribosomal protein eS12 (similar to Saccharomyces cerevisiae RPS12 (YOR369C); ancestral locus Anc_7.11): MSDVEEVQEVQEVVEQPTAEVTIEDALKVVLRTALVHDGLARGLRESVKALTKGQAQLVVLVSSVTEDNILKLVEGLANGASEKVPLIKVADAKQLGEWAGLGKVDRDGNVRKVVGASVVVVTNWGAETDERKMIMEHFSQQ; the protein is encoded by the coding sequence ATGTCTGACGTTGAAGAAGTCCAAGAAGTCCAAGAAGTTGTTGAACAACCAACCGCTGAAGTTACCATTGAAGATGCTTTAAAGGTTGTCTTAAGAACTGCTTTAGTTCATGACGGTTTGGCTAGAGGTTTGAGAGAATCTGTTAAGGCTTTAACCAAGGGTCAAGCTCAATTAGTTGTTTTAGTTTCCTCTGTTACTGAAGACAACATCTTGAAGTTAGTTGAAGGTTTAGCTAACGGTGCTTCCGAAAAGGTTCCATTAATCAAGGTTGCTGATGCCAAGCAATTAGGTGAATGGGCTGGTTTAGGTAAGGTCGACCGTGACGGTAACGTTAGAAAGGTTGTCGGTGCTTCCGTTGTTGTTGTTACCAACTGGGGTGCTGAAACTGATGAACGTAAGATGATCATGGAACACTTCTCTCAAcaataa
- the RAD17 gene encoding Rad17p (similar to Saccharomyces cerevisiae RAD17 (YOR368W); ancestral locus Anc_7.12), with translation MLNIDHNSFSASTVHLDYITTALSCLMPFGPKDDVLVFIDKDGLSFTRQSNHINRIQLFLSKELFITYLFNHDDNFMRLSLKLSHLLNSVSVSSRQQLDDILECTFSYRGHGTPFMLIFQDSYTTEQVEYSTYLTTDADGPNQGLELDRSSIQLECIIQGDVLYTALKELREIGCKECYLYAKTDEYTKTKVFSFISKSKLGFSKIRLPSNRSIMEKLEVYNSTSTIIGFFDFNSIDKLRPSTKIASKVLLRLDAHGILSANILCQIDKIAITSSASTSEAPADYPGVVIEICMLEKEIIDSASKNEIEVLMRSSIKERTIDSYFTTTMADPTTKENVALFEVPTTNRETNNEERNDKQHADIIEEDESVPMFF, from the coding sequence atgcttAATATTGATcataattcattttctgCATCTACCGTTCATTTAGATTATATTACCACAGCTTTAAGTTGCTTGATGCCCTTTGGACCTAAAGATGATGTATTAGTTTTCATTGATAAGGATGGACTTTCATTCACAAGACAATCAAATCATATAAATagaattcaattatttttatccaAGGAATTATTCATTACCTATCTATTTAATCATGATGATAACTTTATGAGACTAAGTCTTAAATTAAgccatttattaaatagtGTGAGTGTATCAAGTCGTCAACAATTGgatgatattttagaatGTACGTTTTCCTACAGAGGCCATGGTACACCATTTATGCTAATTTTCCAAGATTCATATACTACAGAGCAAGTTGAATATTCTACATACTTAACAACTGACGCAGACGGACCCAATCAAGGATTAGAGTTAGATAGAAGCTCCATACAATTAGAATGTATCATTCAAGGCGATGTGCTATATACTGCCTTAAAGGAATTAAGAGAAATTGGATGTAAAGAATGTTATTTGTATGCTAAAACAGATGAATATACTAAGACAAAagtattttcttttatttcaaaatcaaaattagGATTTTCCAAGATTCGACTACCCAGCAATAGATCAATCATGGAGAAACTAGAAGTTTACAATAGTACATCAACTATAATTGGcttttttgattttaattcaatcgATAAATTGAGGCCAAGTACAAAAATTGCTAGTAAAGTCTTATTACGATTGGACGCTCACGGTATTTTAAGTGCTAACATCTTATGTCAGATTGACAAAATCGCAATAACATCTTCTGCATCTACCAGTGAGGCTCCTGCTGATTATCCTGGTGttgttattgaaatatGTATGCTGGAAAAGGAAATTATTGATTCAGCTTCGAAGAATGAGATTGAAGTTTTAATGAGGTCTAGTATAAAGGAAAGAACTATCGACTCTTATTTCACCACTACAATGGCAGACCCAACTACGAAGGAAAATGTGGCTCTTTTCGAAGTACCAACAACCAATAGAGAGactaataatgaagagAGGAATGATAAGCAGCATGCTGATATTATAGAGGAAGATGAGAGTGTGCcaatgtttttttaa
- the PEX22 gene encoding ubiquitin-protein transferase activating protein PEX22 (similar to Saccharomyces cerevisiae PEX22 (YAL055W); ancestral locus Anc_7.13), which produces MTRRRNNTTRWIVWVGSIALVGGMLIYSYCQNNNNNGNNNKTSKKIEYDTKYSKCFVVTKSIKDKYNWNRVLQGNSVAILAPNIEIGTIDENLKHKIVVCSLEDSIWPVIKHLKKDCLIISTDDFKEIPNDIPRFVKIILDPTIDNE; this is translated from the coding sequence ATGactagaagaagaaataatacaacAAGATGGATCGTTTGGGTAGGATCCATTGCATTGGTGGGTGGAATgttaatatattcttattgccaaaataataataataatggtaataataacaaaacctctaaaaaaattgaatatgaTACAAAATACTCCAAATGTTTTGTAGTGACAAAATCTATAAAggataaatataattggaATAGGGTACTCCAAGGAAATTCAGTTGCCATTCTTGCGCccaatattgaaattggCACAATAgatgaaaatttgaaacatAAAATAGTTGTTTGTAGTTTAGAAGATAGTATTTGGCCTGTTATAAAGCATCTTAAAAAGGATTGCCTAATTATTTCCACTGACGATTTCAAAGAAATACCTAATGATATACCGAGATTTGTCAAAATTATACTAGACCCAacaattgataatgaatga
- the SCP1 gene encoding Scp1p (similar to Saccharomyces cerevisiae SCP1 (YOR367W); ancestral locus Anc_7.14): MSKVYGIKPDVTSLDEDLQNLRSNKFSPQAIKEIETWIFQAILKKPLPQSNSTLLETLKDGTVLCQLANILAEADNQPTIKWKESKMPFVQMEQIAQFLSFATAYGVPQDELFQTVDLFEEKDPASVYQTIKSVSRYANKRHPNLFPVIGPQIAEKHVPPKVPKKPKSLQGGAGWSTMEYGYMGGASQSTENVVFGNRRNIT; encoded by the coding sequence ATGTCAAAAGTATATGGTATTAAACCAGACGTTACTTCATTGGATGAAGACCTTCAGAATCTTCGCTCAAACAAGTTCTCCCCACAGgcaattaaagaaatagaaaCTTGGATCTTCCAAGCTATCCTAAAGAAACCATTACCTCAATCAAATAGCACTTTATTAGAAACATTAAAAGATGGCACAGTTTTATGCCAGCTGGCGAATATTTTAGCTGAAGCTGATAATCAACCTACTATTAAATGGAAAGAATCTAAGATGCCATTTGTACAAATGGAACAAATTGCCCAATTCTTAAGTTTTGCCACTGCATACGGGGTACCAcaagatgaattatttcaaacggtagatttatttgaagaaaaagatcCTGCCAGTGTATATCAAACTATAAAATCAGTTTCTCGTTACGCTAACAAGAGACACCCTAATTTATTTCCAGTAATTGGTCCGCAAATCGCTGAAAAACATGTTCCACCTAAAGTCCCAAAGAAACCAAAATCCTTACAAGGTGGTGCAGGCTGGAGTACAATGGAATATGGCTATATGGGTGGTGCTTCTCAGTCAACTGAAAATGTGGTATTCGGAAATCGTAGAAACATTACGTAA